One window of the Nocardia terpenica genome contains the following:
- a CDS encoding acyl-CoA dehydrogenase family protein: MSDTADRQELARTVRAVLAKHGDRSALRRAIDSDLGYDEHLWTLLCEQVGVAALAIPEEYGGIGAGLPEAFVVLEELGRTLHAPPMLGSAVLGAQAILLSGNTAACERLLPEVAEGTRTLALCWADEHGWETPGVRADGDRLTGTAHYVLDGAAADTLVVVTNAGLYEIDAAAPEVARSVVPTMDPSRRLSTITFTDAPARPLGIETVTGRLRDIAWAAVAAEQVGAAEECLWMTVEYTKSRVQFGRAIGSFQALKHRMADMYVLVESARSAAYRAAAALEEDSGNPSAALDLAAARRHCSEAFAAVVGETVQLHGGIAITWEHDAHLYFKRAHADSQLFGMPHRPLARPA; the protein is encoded by the coding sequence ATGAGCGACACCGCGGACCGGCAAGAACTCGCCCGAACCGTGCGCGCCGTACTCGCCAAGCACGGCGACCGTTCGGCGCTACGCCGCGCCATCGACAGCGATCTCGGCTACGACGAGCACCTGTGGACACTGCTCTGCGAACAGGTAGGCGTTGCCGCACTGGCGATTCCGGAGGAGTACGGCGGCATCGGCGCGGGCCTGCCCGAGGCATTCGTGGTCCTCGAGGAACTGGGCCGCACCCTGCACGCCCCACCGATGCTCGGTTCGGCCGTCCTCGGCGCGCAGGCAATACTGCTGTCCGGCAATACGGCCGCCTGCGAGCGCCTACTGCCGGAGGTCGCGGAAGGCACACGCACGCTGGCACTCTGCTGGGCCGACGAGCACGGCTGGGAGACTCCGGGAGTGCGCGCGGACGGCGATCGTCTGACCGGCACAGCGCATTACGTTCTCGACGGAGCGGCGGCGGATACGCTCGTGGTGGTGACGAATGCCGGGCTGTACGAAATCGACGCTGCGGCACCGGAAGTCGCTCGGTCCGTGGTTCCTACGATGGATCCGTCACGACGGTTGTCGACGATCACGTTTACCGATGCGCCCGCTCGACCGCTCGGGATCGAGACGGTAACCGGTCGGCTGCGGGATATTGCGTGGGCGGCGGTGGCGGCGGAGCAGGTGGGGGCGGCGGAGGAGTGTTTGTGGATGACTGTGGAGTACACGAAGTCTCGGGTGCAGTTCGGGCGGGCGATCGGGAGTTTTCAAGCGCTCAAGCATCGGATGGCCGATATGTACGTGCTGGTGGAGTCGGCACGGTCGGCCGCTTACCGGGCCGCTGCGGCGCTGGAGGAGGACAGTGGAAATCCGTCCGCCGCATTGGATCTGGCGGCGGCGCGGCGGCACTGCTCCGAGGCGTTCGCGGCGGTGGTCGGGGAAACGGTGCAGCTGCACGGGGGCATTGCCATTACCTGGGAGCACGACGCGCATCTGTACTTCAAGCGGGCGCACGCTGATTCACAGTTGTTCGGCATGCCGCACAGGCCGCTGGCCCGGCCCGCCTGA
- a CDS encoding acyl-CoA dehydrogenase family protein, with protein sequence MDLALDTAAREFRQEVRDFLRANLPATALPSMDTRVGFEAHRGWERTLAQARLSVVSWPEEFGGRDASLLHWVLFEDEYYAAGAPGRVSQNGIFLLAPTLFEHGTPEQLHRILPRMARGDDIWAQAWSEPEAGSDLAGIRSTARRTGGGWLLTGQKTWSSRASYADWAFGLFRSDPEAERHRGLTYVMFPLSADGVTVRPIPQLDGEPGFAEIFLDNVFVPDRDVIGEPNNGWRVAMSTSSNERGLSLRSPGRFTATARRLLALWRETADPADTAARNRVVDAWIGAQAYELSTLATVTRLAEGGKLGAESSVNKVFWSELDIAMHETALDLLGAAGERSGPWTDGYLFSLAGPIYAGTNEIQRNIIAERLLGLPR encoded by the coding sequence ATGGATCTCGCACTCGACACCGCCGCACGGGAATTCCGGCAGGAGGTCCGAGATTTCCTGCGCGCCAACCTGCCCGCCACCGCCCTGCCGTCGATGGACACCCGCGTCGGCTTCGAGGCACACCGCGGCTGGGAGCGCACCCTCGCGCAGGCTCGGCTGTCGGTGGTGTCCTGGCCGGAGGAGTTCGGCGGGCGCGATGCCTCGCTGCTGCACTGGGTGCTGTTCGAGGACGAGTACTACGCCGCCGGGGCGCCGGGCCGGGTGAGCCAGAACGGGATCTTCCTGCTGGCTCCCACGCTGTTCGAGCACGGCACGCCCGAACAGCTGCACCGCATCCTGCCGAGAATGGCACGCGGCGACGACATCTGGGCGCAGGCGTGGTCGGAGCCGGAGGCGGGCAGCGACCTGGCCGGTATCCGCTCCACCGCGCGCCGCACCGGCGGCGGCTGGCTGCTGACCGGCCAGAAGACGTGGAGTTCCCGTGCCTCCTACGCGGATTGGGCCTTCGGGCTGTTCCGCAGCGACCCCGAGGCCGAGCGGCACCGCGGTCTCACCTACGTGATGTTCCCGCTGTCCGCCGACGGCGTCACCGTGCGGCCGATACCGCAGCTCGACGGCGAGCCCGGATTCGCGGAGATCTTCCTGGACAACGTCTTCGTGCCCGATCGGGACGTGATCGGCGAGCCGAACAACGGGTGGCGGGTGGCGATGAGCACCTCCAGCAACGAGCGCGGCCTGTCGCTGCGCAGCCCGGGCCGGTTCACCGCGACCGCGCGGCGGCTGCTGGCGCTGTGGCGCGAGACCGCCGACCCGGCCGACACCGCGGCGCGAAACCGCGTGGTGGACGCCTGGATCGGGGCGCAGGCATACGAGCTGAGCACGCTGGCCACCGTCACCCGCCTGGCCGAGGGCGGCAAGCTGGGCGCGGAATCCTCGGTGAACAAGGTGTTCTGGTCCGAGCTCGACATCGCCATGCACGAGACCGCGCTGGATCTGCTCGGCGCGGCCGGGGAGCGCAGCGGGCCGTGGACCGACGGCTACCTGTTCTCGCTGGCGGGCCCGATCTACGCCGGTACCAACGAGATTCAGCGCAATATCATCGCCGAACGGCTGCTCGGCCTGCCGCGCTGA
- a CDS encoding acyl-CoA dehydrogenase family protein codes for MRFALSPEHRDFAGSLRKMCETAGTPGIVRAWTAGDHRGGRGLIRQLAGAGALGLAIDEAHGGLGAETIDLVVAFVELGRAAVPGPLVETAAAIPALLQALADDAAARRWLPALAEGTALGTVTLSADTPAVDADTAEVVLVADGDRVCTGHRTDHLRSVDGARRLFRVVPDDIVAEGDSVRAAVAAARDAGALATAAQLLGAGRALLDSSVAYVTQRHQFGRPIGQYQAVKHQLANALIGLEMAEPLLYRAALSTDSPNRARDVSAAKLACAEAAYRTARTALQVHGAIGYTAEYDLSLWLTKVTALRSAWGTADFHRARIAAALRTSSGDAR; via the coding sequence ATGAGATTCGCACTGTCCCCCGAACACCGCGACTTCGCCGGGAGCCTGCGCAAGATGTGCGAGACGGCGGGGACACCGGGCATCGTCCGCGCCTGGACCGCCGGTGATCATCGCGGCGGGCGCGGGCTGATCCGGCAGTTGGCCGGGGCCGGGGCGCTGGGGCTGGCGATCGACGAGGCGCACGGCGGACTGGGCGCCGAGACCATCGATCTCGTGGTGGCCTTCGTCGAGCTGGGCCGGGCGGCGGTGCCGGGTCCGCTGGTGGAGACCGCCGCGGCGATTCCGGCCCTGCTGCAGGCGCTCGCGGACGACGCGGCGGCGCGGCGCTGGCTGCCCGCCCTCGCCGAGGGGACCGCGCTCGGCACCGTGACCCTGTCCGCCGACACCCCGGCCGTGGACGCCGATACCGCGGAGGTGGTGCTGGTCGCCGACGGCGACCGGGTATGCACCGGGCACCGCACCGATCACCTTCGCTCCGTCGACGGCGCCCGGCGGCTGTTCCGGGTCGTACCGGACGATATTGTGGCCGAAGGGGATTCGGTGCGTGCCGCGGTGGCCGCGGCGAGGGACGCGGGGGCCCTGGCGACGGCGGCGCAGTTGCTGGGCGCGGGCCGGGCGCTGCTGGACTCCAGCGTCGCCTACGTCACGCAGCGGCACCAGTTCGGCCGCCCGATCGGGCAGTACCAGGCGGTGAAGCACCAGCTGGCGAACGCGCTCATCGGCCTGGAAATGGCCGAGCCGCTGCTGTATCGAGCGGCGCTGAGCACCGATTCACCGAACCGGGCGCGCGACGTGTCGGCGGCCAAGCTGGCATGCGCGGAGGCGGCATACCGCACCGCACGCACGGCACTCCAGGTCCACGGCGCCATCGGCTACACCGCCGAATACGACCTGTCGCTGTGGTTGACCAAGGTAACCGCCCTCCGCTCCGCCTGGGGCACAGCCGATTTCCACCGCGCCCGCATTGCCGCCGCCCTTCGCACATCGAGCGGGGACGCAAGGTGA
- a CDS encoding LLM class flavin-dependent oxidoreductase — MDRRRGLGVGYPEQAATAGREFGRPLATLRDYLARMTAPTFPPAPDAAYPRILGANGPRMLALAAEIADGAVPSLLPAAFTAHARQVLGPDKLLVASLAVHADADAARARTAARETVTGLLARLSYVAALRELGYSAEELEQVGDALVDSIVAHPDPAAIAAAIRAHLAAGADHVMLMTSPGGDYATGIAQLEQIAPEITEIS; from the coding sequence GTGGACCGCAGGCGCGGCCTCGGCGTCGGCTATCCGGAGCAGGCGGCCACCGCCGGAAGGGAATTCGGCAGGCCCCTGGCCACCCTGCGCGACTACCTCGCCCGCATGACCGCCCCGACCTTCCCGCCCGCGCCGGACGCCGCCTACCCCCGCATCCTCGGCGCCAACGGGCCCCGCATGCTCGCCCTGGCCGCCGAAATCGCCGACGGCGCAGTCCCTTCCCTGCTCCCCGCCGCCTTCACCGCACACGCCCGGCAGGTCCTCGGCCCCGACAAGCTCCTGGTCGCCAGCCTCGCGGTGCACGCCGACGCCGACGCCGCGCGGGCGCGCACCGCCGCCCGGGAGACGGTCACGGGCCTGCTGGCCCGCCTCTCGTATGTCGCGGCCCTGCGCGAACTGGGCTACTCCGCCGAGGAATTGGAGCAGGTCGGCGACGCCCTGGTCGACTCGATCGTCGCCCACCCCGACCCGGCCGCCATCGCCGCGGCGATCCGCGCGCACCTCGCCGCGGGCGCCGACCACGTCATGCTGATGACCTCGCCGGGCGGCGACTATGCCACCGGCATAGCGCAATTGGAGCAGATCGCCCCCGAGATCACCGAGATCTCCT